A genomic region of Melanotaenia boesemani isolate fMelBoe1 chromosome 21, fMelBoe1.pri, whole genome shotgun sequence contains the following coding sequences:
- the LOC121632547 gene encoding uncharacterized protein LOC121632547 has protein sequence MPPELVTIIMASVSCAAFCLAILMLVVLLYRKDPLCCRFRSYRTQDYTDHLPHYHSRHSLIGISHDGHDAAFNQRAIGPQLPGALFIIGKPRDYHMDGPPPRLPSYESVRKKDRQRPIHSMIAQRFGLSGCPEEPPPTYEETFRHSLEILPADIHQSLDVQLPVSAYDDPPNLSEDQHNPGEGCTPPQGSASPLHPAPRCKFLSI, from the exons ATGCCTCCAGAGCTGGTGACCATCATCATGGCTTCAG tgtCCTGTGCAGCCTTTTGTTTAGCGATACTGATGCTGGTGGTGCTCCTCTACAGAAAAGATCCTCTCTGCTGCAGATTCAGGTCCTACAGGACACAAGACTATACC GACCATCTTCCCCACTACCACAGCAGGCATTCTCTGATCGGTATTTCCCATGATGGGCACGATGCCGCCTTTAACCAGAGAGCTATCGGACCGCAA CTTCCGGGAGCGCTGTTCATCATCGggaaaccacgtgactaccacATGGATGGTCCTCCGCCCCGGCTGCCTTCCTATGAGAGCGTACGGAAGAAAGACAGGCAGAGACCGATCCACAGCATGATTGCTCAACGCTTTGGCCTCAGCGGCTGCCCTGAGGAG cctCCACCAACGTATGAAGAAACATTTCGCCATTCTCTTGAAATTTTGCCTGCAGATATTCATCAGTCGCTGGACGTTCAGCTGCCAGTCAGCGCTTACGATGACCCCCCTAACCTCAGCGAGGACCAACACAACCCCGGTGAAGGGTGCACACCCCCCCAGGGCTCAGCCTCTCCCCTCCACCCCGCTCCCCGCTGCAAGTTTCTGTCTATCTGA